In Carboxydothermus pertinax, a single genomic region encodes these proteins:
- the atpG gene encoding ATP synthase F1 subunit gamma: protein MPSMRDLRRRIKSIKSTQQITKAMKMVAAAKLRRSQEMVVASRPYAKRIKDVLARAAGATTDTNHPLLEKREVKSTGYVLITADRGLCGGFNANLIRKAGNELKEFANPKLVTVGRKGRDFFKKRGYEIVGEFTNLGESISFEAARVIAGFIMEKYLDGTFDEVYLVFSEFVNPLVQRPQTVKLLPLEAPEEEAGGGEYIFEPSADAVLNTLLPKYVEVQVYRALLESKASEHGARMTAMDTATENATEMIAKLTLQLNRARQAAITKEIAELVGGAAALEA, encoded by the coding sequence ATGCCCAGTATGCGGGATTTACGCCGGCGAATTAAAAGTATTAAAAGCACCCAGCAAATCACCAAAGCCATGAAAATGGTGGCAGCAGCCAAACTTCGCCGGTCCCAGGAAATGGTGGTGGCCTCCCGCCCCTATGCCAAAAGAATTAAGGATGTTCTGGCCCGGGCAGCCGGAGCTACCACCGATACCAATCACCCCCTTTTAGAAAAAAGGGAAGTAAAGAGTACCGGCTATGTTTTAATCACTGCCGACCGCGGCCTCTGCGGCGGCTTTAACGCCAACCTCATTAGAAAAGCAGGTAACGAACTGAAGGAATTTGCCAATCCCAAGCTTGTTACCGTAGGACGTAAAGGCCGGGACTTCTTTAAAAAGCGGGGTTATGAAATTGTCGGCGAGTTTACGAACCTTGGCGAGTCGATTTCCTTTGAGGCGGCTCGGGTGATAGCTGGCTTTATTATGGAAAAGTACCTAGATGGCACCTTTGACGAAGTTTACCTTGTCTTTTCGGAATTTGTAAACCCCTTGGTCCAGCGGCCCCAGACAGTAAAACTCCTACCGCTGGAAGCTCCCGAAGAGGAGGCCGGGGGTGGCGAATATATCTTTGAACCGTCGGCGGATGCGGTATTAAACACCTTATTACCCAAGTATGTAGAAGTTCAGGTTTACCGGGCCCTTTTAGAGTCCAAAGCCTCCGAACATGGCGCCCGGATGACCGCCATGGATACCGCAACCGAAAACGCGACGGAAATGATTGCCAAGCTTACCTTGCAGCTAAACCGTGCCCGGCAGGCAGCGATTACCAAGGAAATTGCCGAGCTGGTAGGCGGTGCCGCTGCGCTTGAGGCCTAA